The Thermanaerovibrio acidaminovorans DSM 6589 genome contains a region encoding:
- a CDS encoding AAA family ATPase, which translates to MRPMKARLLGPMALWSHGEGVHLPFKKAYGLLAYVLVNRRVHRDRLMDLLWGDVDRVKASGSLRNALYEIRRHLPPEALVPRRLWVERGPGWEVDLDLLEEGRLPPEAGDFLEGFSLPECPLFDDWVYQVRQQVRERIRRMVLEGAGGEGDRHLMWLFRSDPTDHRVVPVVMGALMGSNRPGEALRAFWLHRRALMEDLEDGPSEQVLELRDRVLERVLRRSKLVGRDRELRAALDFAASPGGSVVWISGEPGVGKTRFARELVRLSYPARALWGRPTLGRVPLWPWEDLLKGLSPIGHLPGAEEAAMRLGRVFPSLGVRGLDFQPSDAASIGVMAFRIIRQVARTEGPVWLCFDDLHRFDHPSLEALRAFLSCLGGDGGVSVALVSRRGDHPIRRHLRSLKGRGVELLELELSPLDVRSGAAMYLALTGVELTPREAEALHASTLGLPLFIEEAAGRSSWRTDLLSGAVEGLMGDLSGPEVELMEALSVLDGPVEVEDLREVSGLSEGAFREALRSLLGLRLVRLEGGGEVVDVYHGIFRECVYLSMDPLVKGELHRRAGGVLGRKGDPFSVQRGIHHMRRGGDPRGELKLRLKDLTRHMELHYELFPPLPDEALKAPSPFYGDREATLEMLDQVGPLVGASGGDRGYLARFLMLKGGFLLWWGEYGRGRGMVLQALELAEGLGDGVLVLGALRRLGYLYVQLEDHRSLGDVASRMEVASGGDLPHLGLALRLRGLSLAFAGLHREALEVFGESAQVFSLLGESGFRYHLNRLAAEAYRGESTFAMGRREEGLQLVRRCLEEAESLGMRRLRPFMMSLLGRLECLEGRWAEGAWLGAEALRALDQMPWWRIDAPTLAMGALQEALEGRRDRARSLMGEARSALGIRKPSWDSFLRLAQEELRRLSSLPEA; encoded by the coding sequence ATGAGGCCCATGAAGGCCAGGCTCCTGGGGCCCATGGCCCTTTGGTCCCACGGGGAGGGGGTGCATCTGCCCTTCAAGAAGGCCTACGGCCTCCTGGCCTATGTGTTGGTGAACCGGCGGGTCCACCGGGACCGGCTGATGGATCTGCTGTGGGGGGATGTGGACCGGGTGAAGGCGTCCGGCAGTCTTAGGAACGCCCTCTACGAGATAAGGCGTCACCTCCCGCCGGAGGCCCTGGTCCCCCGCCGACTCTGGGTGGAGCGGGGGCCCGGTTGGGAGGTGGACCTGGATCTCCTGGAGGAGGGGAGGCTACCCCCCGAGGCGGGGGACTTCCTGGAGGGATTCTCCCTTCCCGAGTGCCCCCTCTTCGACGACTGGGTCTACCAGGTTCGCCAGCAGGTCCGGGAGCGGATCCGGCGGATGGTGCTGGAAGGCGCCGGTGGTGAAGGGGATCGGCACCTGATGTGGCTCTTCAGGTCCGATCCCACGGACCACCGAGTGGTGCCGGTGGTCATGGGTGCCCTGATGGGCTCCAACAGGCCCGGGGAGGCCCTGAGGGCCTTCTGGCTTCACCGTCGTGCCCTGATGGAGGACCTGGAGGACGGCCCTTCGGAGCAGGTGTTGGAGCTTCGGGATCGGGTGCTGGAGCGGGTGCTCCGCCGATCCAAGCTGGTGGGCAGGGACCGGGAGCTCCGGGCCGCCCTTGACTTCGCCGCCTCGCCGGGGGGATCGGTGGTCTGGATCTCCGGCGAGCCCGGGGTGGGGAAGACCCGGTTCGCCCGGGAGCTGGTCAGGCTCTCGTACCCCGCCAGGGCCCTCTGGGGCAGACCCACCCTCGGCAGGGTGCCCCTCTGGCCATGGGAGGACCTGCTGAAGGGTCTTAGCCCCATAGGTCATCTCCCTGGCGCGGAGGAGGCGGCCATGCGGCTAGGCCGGGTCTTCCCGTCCCTTGGGGTCAGGGGGCTGGACTTCCAGCCCTCCGACGCGGCATCTATAGGCGTCATGGCCTTCCGGATAATCCGGCAGGTGGCCAGGACGGAGGGGCCGGTGTGGCTCTGCTTCGACGACCTGCACCGGTTCGACCACCCGTCCCTGGAGGCCTTAAGGGCCTTCCTGTCCTGTCTTGGCGGGGATGGGGGCGTTTCGGTGGCCCTGGTGTCCCGGCGGGGGGATCACCCGATCCGTCGTCACCTGAGGTCCCTGAAGGGGCGGGGGGTGGAGCTGCTGGAGCTGGAGCTGTCCCCCCTGGACGTTAGATCCGGGGCCGCCATGTACCTGGCCCTCACCGGCGTGGAGCTCACCCCAAGGGAGGCGGAGGCGCTCCACGCCAGCACTCTGGGGCTTCCCCTCTTCATAGAGGAGGCGGCGGGGCGATCCTCCTGGCGGACGGACCTTCTATCCGGGGCGGTGGAGGGACTGATGGGGGACCTGTCCGGGCCGGAGGTGGAGCTCATGGAGGCCCTGTCGGTGCTGGACGGGCCGGTGGAGGTGGAGGACCTTCGGGAGGTTTCGGGCCTTTCGGAGGGGGCCTTCCGGGAGGCATTGAGGTCCCTGCTGGGGCTGAGGCTCGTGCGGCTCGAGGGGGGAGGAGAAGTGGTGGACGTGTACCACGGCATATTCAGGGAGTGCGTCTACCTTTCCATGGACCCCCTGGTCAAGGGGGAGCTGCACCGGAGGGCCGGAGGGGTCTTGGGCCGGAAGGGGGACCCCTTCTCGGTCCAGCGGGGGATCCACCACATGCGGCGCGGCGGGGATCCGAGGGGTGAGCTGAAGCTCCGGCTCAAGGATCTCACCAGGCACATGGAGCTCCACTACGAGCTGTTCCCTCCCCTGCCGGACGAGGCCCTCAAGGCCCCCTCCCCCTTTTACGGGGACCGGGAGGCCACCCTGGAGATGCTGGATCAGGTGGGCCCCCTGGTGGGCGCCTCCGGGGGGGACCGAGGTTACCTGGCCCGGTTCCTGATGTTGAAGGGGGGCTTCCTGCTCTGGTGGGGGGAGTACGGCCGAGGAAGGGGCATGGTCCTCCAGGCCCTGGAGCTGGCGGAAGGGCTGGGGGACGGGGTGCTGGTGCTGGGGGCCCTTCGGCGGCTTGGGTACCTTTACGTCCAGCTGGAGGACCACCGGTCCCTGGGGGACGTGGCGTCCCGGATGGAGGTGGCCTCCGGGGGAGACCTGCCCCACCTGGGGCTGGCGCTGAGGCTGAGGGGGCTGTCTTTGGCCTTCGCGGGGCTTCACCGGGAGGCGCTGGAGGTCTTTGGGGAGTCCGCCCAGGTGTTCTCCCTCCTGGGGGAGTCCGGGTTTAGGTACCACCTGAACCGCCTGGCGGCGGAGGCCTACCGGGGGGAGAGCACCTTCGCCATGGGTCGAAGGGAGGAGGGGCTCCAGCTGGTTCGCCGGTGCCTGGAGGAGGCGGAGTCCCTGGGGATGAGACGCTTGCGTCCATTCATGATGTCCCTGCTGGGGCGGCTGGAGTGCCTGGAGGGGAGATGGGCCGAGGGGGCCTGGCTGGGGGCGGAAGCCCTGAGGGCCCTGGATCAGATGCCCTGGTGGAGGATAGATGCCCCCACCCTGGCCATGGGGGCCCTCCAGGAGGCCCTGGAGGGCCGTAGGGACCGGGCCCGGTCCCTCATGGGGGAGGCCCGATCAGCCCTGGGGATCCGGAAGCCCTCCTGGGACAGTTTCCTGAGGCTGGCCCAGGAGGAGCTCCGGCGGCTCTCATCCTTGCCGGAGGCCTAG
- a CDS encoding PTS sugar transporter subunit IIA, producing MISGWFKPRELKILSPFTGILRPLSEVPDQVFSQRLVGDGLAVEPTQGLVLSPVEGTIEVLMDSGHAFGVRTPDGVEVLIHIGIDTVNLKGEGFEALRRQGDRVSAKEPVIRFHLDLIRQKAPSILSPVVITTGQVVRVLKDPGSSVCAGEEIISYKP from the coding sequence ATGATAAGCGGATGGTTCAAACCAAGGGAGCTCAAGATCCTGTCCCCCTTCACGGGGATCCTGCGCCCCCTCTCGGAGGTGCCCGACCAGGTATTCTCCCAGCGACTGGTGGGGGACGGCTTGGCGGTGGAGCCCACCCAGGGACTGGTGCTGAGCCCCGTGGAGGGCACCATCGAGGTCCTCATGGACAGCGGCCACGCCTTCGGGGTCAGGACCCCCGACGGGGTTGAGGTGCTGATCCACATAGGGATCGACACGGTGAACCTCAAGGGTGAGGGGTTCGAGGCCCTGAGGCGCCAGGGGGACCGGGTGAGCGCAAAGGAGCCGGTGATCCGGTTCCACCTGGACCTGATAAGGCAGAAGGCCCCGTCCATCCTGTCCCCGGTGGTGATAACCACCGGTCAGGTGGTGAGGGTCCTCAAGGATCCGGGCTCCAGCGTGTGCGCCGGGGAGGAGATCATATCCTACAAACCCTAG